One stretch of Arachis hypogaea cultivar Tifrunner chromosome 20, arahy.Tifrunner.gnm2.J5K5, whole genome shotgun sequence DNA includes these proteins:
- the LOC112785709 gene encoding U-box domain-containing protein 1-like: MDGSTKSLLVSLVNIANEVSSMEKSHFVHARNVSSMIWRIKLLSSMLEEIQLTCCPISPSSIRSFNEILSLIVKSKHLIQECKDGSYLWSLIQLEFISNQFYLLAKDMGNSLDTLPLSLLSITRDTQEQVELLHKQAKRVELFIDPRDLQQRDRLLHVMANNSLQNKDFVDAGKVEEILSNIGFKTASDYDREISKLEAEIRNQASTGGLKEASDIKNLLFLVSYSKSLIFKDVENERNEGECQPLPEFQHIKIHDYCSASSKSITLNIRDEFLCPISLELMRDPVIVSSGHSYDRVSIARWINSGHHTCPKSGQRLIHTALVPNYALKSLIQQWCYENKLPVNDPNMSVLKVNSSKKNFNANSLDAIKMTAEFLVGKLATGSADTQRKAAYKLRLLAKCGMDTQKIIAEAGAIPFLVTLLLSNDPRIQEQAVTALLNLSIFDNNKILIMAAGEAVENIIEVLESGKTMEARENAAAAIFSLTMIDYSKVTIGAHPRATKALVKLLKEGTPVGKRDAATALFNLAVYQNNKATIVSAGAVSLLIELLMDDKAGITDDALAVLASLVGCSQGLQEIRNSRALVSILIELLRYGSATGKENSITLLLGLCKEEGELVARRLLVNPSSIPSLQSLAAHGSSRARRKADALLRLLNRCCSQPHHSL, encoded by the coding sequence ATGGATGGTTCCACTAAGTCTCTGCTAGTTTCATTGGTTAACATTGCTAATGAAGTTAGTTCAATGGAGAAGTCTCACTTTGTTCATGCAAGGAATGTTTCATCCATGATATGGAGGATCAAGCTTCTCTCTTCTATGCTTGAAGAGATTCAATTAACATGCTGTCCAATTTCTCCATCTTCCATAAGGTCTTTCAATGAGATCTTGTCTTTGATTGTGAAATCAAAGCATTTGATTCAAGAATGCAAGGATGGCAGCTATCTTTGGAGTCTAATACAGTTGGAGTTCATATCCAACCAATTTTACTTGCTGGCAAAGGATATGGGAAATTCCCTTGACACACTTCCTCTGAGTTTGCTTAGCATCACAAGAGATACACAAGAACAAGTGGAGCTTCTCCACAAACAAGCAAAAAGGGTTGAGTTGTTCATTGATCCTCGCGATCTTCAACAAAGAGACCGGCTTCTGCATGTGATGGCCAACAACAGTTTACAAAACAAGGACTTTGTTGATGCTGGAAAAGTGGAGGAAATATTAAGCAACATTGGTTTCAAAACTGCATCGGATTATGATAGGGAAATATCGAAACTAGAGGCTGAAATTCGGAATCAGGCTAGCACCGGAGGACTAAAGGAAGCGTCTGATATCAAGAATCTGTTATTTCTGGTTTCATATTCCAAATCATTGATATTCAAGGATGTAGAGAATGAAAGAAACGAAGGAGAGTGCCAGCCACTGCCTGAATTTCAACATATCAAAATTCATGATTATTGTTCAGCAAGTTCCAAGTCCATAACACTAAATATTCGTGACGAATTTCTTTGCCCGATTTCGCTTGAACTAATGAGGGATCCTGTGATTGTATCTTCCGGCCACAGCTATGATCGAGTTTCGATAGCACGGTGGATAAACTCCGGGCATCACACTTGCCCCAAAAGTGGACAAAGGTTAATTCACACTGCTCTGGTACCAAACTATGCATTGAAGAGTCTTATCCAGCAATGGTGCTATGAAAACAAGCTCCCAGTGAACGACCCTAATATGTCTGTTTTGAAGGTAAATAGCAGCAAGAAGAACTTCAATGCGAATTCTTTAGATGCGATCAAAATGACAGCAGAGTTTTTAGTTGGAAAATTGGCAACTGGCTCGGCCGACACCCAAAGGAAAGCCGCTTATAAACTCCGGTTACTGGCAAAATGCGGCATGGACACTCAAAAAATTATAGCCGAGGCCGGGGCTATTCCATTTCTAGTTACACTACTACTTTCCAATGATCCAAGAATCCAGGAACAAGCGGTGACGGCTTTGTTAAACCTCTCCATCTTTGACAACAACAAGATTCTGATAATGGCAGCCGGCGAAGCAGTCGAAAACATAATAGAAGTACTTGAATCTGGGAAGACAATGGAGGCAAGAGAAAATGCGGCAGCAGCAATATTCAGCTTGACTATGATAGATTACAGCAAAGTAACAATTGGAGCTCATCCAAGAGCCACAAAGGCATTAGTTAAGCTCTTGAAAGAAGGCACACCTGTAGGTAAAAGAGATGCTGCTACTGCGCTTTTCAACCTGGCAGTTTACCAAAATAACAAGGCGACAATTGTGAGTGCAGGGGCAGTTTCTTTGCTGATTGAGTTGCTGATGGATGATAAGGCGGGTATCACTGATGATGCATTGGCTGTGCTTGCTTCTCTTGTTGGTTGCTCTCAAGGGCTACAAGAGATAAGGAACAGCAGAGCATTGGTTTCTATCCTTATTGAGCTTCTGAGGTATGGATCAGCCACAGGGAAGGAAAACTCAATAACACTTCTTCTCGGGTTGTGCAAAGAAGAAGGCGAGCTCGTGGCGAGACGTCTCTTAGTGAATCCCAGCAGCATTCCTTCTCTTCAAAGTTTGGCTGCTCATGGCTCGTCGAGGGCACGTCGAAAGGCTGATGCATTGCTTCGCTTGCTAAATAGATGCTGCTCACAACCTCATCATTCTCTTTGA